One window of Leucobacter komagatae genomic DNA carries:
- a CDS encoding MFS transporter, which yields MHDSKPSPTLFERTGVAYFPLALVARLPFAMMVVGVLTLVVSARESLQLGGLSSAVVGIGSAIVGPFIGAAADRYGQRIALLIAAVTHSAALVGLAFIAYSAAPDWAMLAVAFAVGATSPQTSPMSRSRLVLIIQNFLPTERRPKVMSQVLAYESAADEVVFVFGPVIVGVLATFFGPRTPILAAAALTLLFIIAFALHHTSAPAKSAAERAETLAPASELARPSLLVVVAGITGVGMVFGSTLTALTAFMQAQGQPEAAGLFYGIMGIGSAILAISVSLFSPKFTLRYRWLVFALFVLTGEAFLAGAASATQIAIGLAITGIGIGPLLVTLYSLGTARSPEGRSATVMTMLGSGVILGQSLSSAVGGSIAENVGVSAALVLPLYAAVFIAVAGALNWILTPSGTGRDV from the coding sequence ATGCACGATTCGAAACCATCGCCCACGCTCTTCGAGCGCACTGGAGTCGCTTACTTCCCCCTCGCGCTCGTCGCTCGCCTCCCCTTCGCGATGATGGTCGTCGGCGTGCTGACGCTCGTTGTGTCGGCGCGCGAGTCGCTGCAGCTTGGCGGCCTCTCCTCCGCCGTCGTGGGTATTGGTTCTGCGATCGTCGGCCCGTTCATCGGAGCGGCGGCCGACCGTTACGGCCAGCGGATCGCCCTGCTCATTGCGGCCGTGACCCACAGTGCCGCACTCGTCGGACTCGCGTTCATCGCGTACTCGGCGGCACCAGACTGGGCGATGCTCGCCGTTGCCTTCGCCGTCGGAGCCACGAGCCCGCAGACCTCGCCGATGTCGCGTTCGCGGCTCGTGCTCATCATTCAAAACTTCTTGCCGACCGAGCGCCGCCCGAAGGTGATGTCGCAGGTGCTCGCGTACGAGTCGGCCGCGGACGAGGTCGTGTTCGTATTCGGCCCCGTCATCGTTGGCGTCTTGGCGACTTTCTTCGGGCCGCGCACCCCGATCCTCGCCGCCGCGGCACTCACGCTGCTCTTCATCATCGCGTTCGCGCTGCACCACACGAGCGCGCCTGCGAAGTCGGCTGCCGAGCGCGCCGAGACCCTGGCGCCGGCGTCTGAGCTTGCCCGCCCGTCGCTGCTCGTCGTCGTCGCCGGGATCACGGGCGTCGGCATGGTGTTCGGCAGCACCCTCACGGCCCTCACCGCGTTCATGCAGGCGCAGGGCCAGCCCGAGGCCGCGGGCCTCTTCTACGGCATCATGGGCATCGGCTCAGCGATTCTCGCGATCTCGGTGTCGCTGTTCTCACCGAAGTTCACGCTCCGCTACCGCTGGCTCGTGTTCGCACTGTTCGTGCTCACCGGCGAGGCGTTCCTCGCGGGAGCGGCCTCGGCCACGCAGATCGCCATCGGCCTCGCGATCACCGGTATCGGGATCGGCCCACTGCTCGTCACCCTCTACAGCCTCGGCACCGCGCGCAGCCCCGAGGGGCGCAGCGCGACCGTGATGACGATGCTCGGCTCCGGCGTCATCCTCGGCCAGTCGCTCTCCTCGGCCGTCGGCGGATCGATCGCCGAGAACGTTGGTGTCTCCGCTGCGCTCGTGCTGCCGCTCTACGCGGCCGTGTTCATCGCGGTTGCGGGGGCACTCAACTGGATCCTCACCCCGTCAGGGACAGGCCGCGACGTCTGA
- a CDS encoding GbsR/MarR family transcriptional regulator, with product MQNEQRPAAEDPANRSHQARAEFVEALGFLVESIRWMPRMNGRVLGCLLVADGPLTQAELRDQLDASLGAVSTATRALLEKRFALRVGLSGSRQTGLVIHPDAWRNMEEDGIAGVQEYSTLALTTLEALGDEESPAATHLRQMNDYFVEVERRMRAILVWFDEQKQTTR from the coding sequence GTGCAGAACGAACAACGGCCCGCAGCGGAAGATCCCGCGAATCGGAGCCACCAAGCGCGGGCTGAGTTCGTCGAGGCCCTTGGGTTCCTCGTCGAAAGCATCCGCTGGATGCCGCGTATGAACGGCAGAGTACTCGGCTGCCTCCTCGTCGCCGACGGCCCTCTCACCCAGGCAGAGCTCCGCGACCAGCTCGACGCGAGCCTAGGCGCTGTGAGCACCGCAACGCGGGCGCTGCTTGAGAAACGCTTCGCACTGCGGGTTGGGTTGAGCGGCAGCCGCCAGACAGGTCTTGTCATTCATCCCGATGCCTGGCGCAACATGGAGGAGGACGGCATCGCCGGCGTCCAGGAGTACTCCACACTTGCACTCACGACCCTCGAGGCGCTCGGCGACGAGGAGTCCCCCGCTGCTACCCACCTGCGGCAAATGAACGACTACTTCGTCGAGGTTGAGCGGCGCATGAGGGCAATCCTCGTGTGGTTCGATGAGCAAAAGCAGACGACTCGCTAG
- a CDS encoding ABC transporter permease: MPNPATAPRTEAIVTATRRKPPAILALLRRPGFVIPAAIVILFLFISIVPQPFAALFGNGDPRDCDLAFSGMPPTSGHPFGFDVQGCDLYANVIYGARPSITIAIAVTLTTMAIAVVLGLLSGFYGGWFDTVLGRITDVFYGFPFMVAAIVILTAIGVRNILTVCITLAIFSWPTQTRVMRSTVMSVKNMEYVRAARALGASNGRIMRRHILPNAIQPVIVLSSLSVGGIIAGEAGLTYLGVGLQAPAISWGLQLNTAQSYFNSHPHLLLFPSLFLCVTVLAFVVLGDTVRDLLDPKVRS, translated from the coding sequence ATGCCTAACCCAGCTACTGCGCCCCGCACGGAGGCAATCGTCACCGCGACCAGGCGTAAGCCACCCGCGATCCTCGCTCTGCTGCGGCGACCGGGGTTCGTGATTCCCGCGGCGATCGTGATCCTATTTCTCTTTATCTCGATCGTGCCGCAGCCGTTCGCGGCGCTGTTCGGCAACGGCGACCCGCGAGACTGTGACCTCGCGTTCTCGGGAATGCCACCTACGTCGGGGCACCCGTTCGGGTTCGATGTGCAGGGGTGCGACCTGTACGCGAACGTGATCTATGGGGCACGGCCGTCGATTACGATCGCGATTGCTGTCACACTCACGACGATGGCTATCGCAGTTGTGTTGGGCCTGCTCTCCGGCTTCTACGGCGGCTGGTTCGATACCGTGCTCGGGCGCATCACTGACGTGTTCTACGGCTTCCCGTTCATGGTTGCCGCGATCGTGATCCTCACGGCAATCGGGGTTCGCAACATCCTCACGGTATGCATTACGCTCGCGATCTTCTCGTGGCCAACGCAGACGCGCGTCATGCGCTCGACGGTGATGAGTGTGAAGAACATGGAGTATGTGCGAGCGGCGCGGGCGCTCGGCGCCTCGAATGGGCGGATCATGCGCAGGCATATCCTCCCGAACGCGATCCAGCCCGTCATTGTGCTGTCGAGCTTGAGCGTCGGCGGGATCATCGCCGGTGAAGCCGGCCTCACGTACCTCGGCGTCGGCCTCCAAGCCCCCGCGATCTCTTGGGGCCTGCAATTGAACACGGCGCAGAGCTACTTCAACTCGCACCCGCACCTCCTGTTATTCCCGTCACTGTTTCTCTGCGTCACGGTGCTCGCCTTTGTTGTTCTCGGCGATACGGTGCGCGACTTGCTCGACCCAAAGGTGCGCTCATGA
- a CDS encoding ABC transporter ATP-binding protein, giving the protein MTTQLLSVDGLNVSFGRDQQTPIPAVRDVTFSVAKGECVVVLGESGSGKSVTAQSILGLHDPRTTAVTANRLHLGNEDLLSGDLNRVRGSRISMVFQDALSALNPVHRVGAQIAEALRVHRGMGRKEAGNTAVELMRAMQIPDPEQRAKNYPHQLSGGMRQRIMIAMALALEPELLIADEPTTALDVTVQLQILQLLRRMCAERDMALLMITHDVGVAAEMADRIVVMYAGKIVEVGSVHEVLGNPKHPYTRGLLGSVPRIDLTALPTPIPGGLPDPRRLPSGCVFAPRCPIATSLCEADPPPMQHGATGRELACHLEHVDETDGASS; this is encoded by the coding sequence ATGACAACGCAACTTCTCTCGGTAGATGGGCTGAACGTCAGCTTCGGCCGCGACCAGCAGACCCCCATCCCAGCGGTGCGCGATGTCACGTTTAGCGTCGCGAAGGGTGAGTGCGTCGTCGTGCTCGGCGAATCCGGATCTGGCAAGTCCGTGACGGCGCAGTCGATTCTCGGCCTCCACGATCCCCGCACGACCGCGGTGACCGCTAACCGGCTCCACCTGGGAAACGAAGACCTGCTGTCGGGCGACCTCAACCGCGTTCGTGGTAGTCGCATTTCAATGGTGTTTCAAGACGCGCTGTCGGCGCTCAACCCAGTGCACCGCGTGGGTGCCCAGATCGCGGAGGCCCTCCGCGTACATCGCGGGATGGGCCGCAAAGAAGCGGGCAACACCGCCGTTGAGCTCATGCGTGCCATGCAGATTCCCGACCCAGAGCAGAGGGCGAAGAACTACCCGCACCAGCTCTCCGGAGGCATGCGGCAGCGCATCATGATCGCGATGGCCCTCGCGCTCGAGCCTGAACTCCTCATCGCGGACGAGCCAACGACCGCGCTCGACGTGACCGTGCAACTGCAGATTCTGCAGCTGCTCCGACGCATGTGTGCCGAGCGCGACATGGCTCTACTCATGATCACGCACGACGTGGGAGTCGCCGCGGAGATGGCCGACAGGATCGTCGTGATGTACGCGGGGAAGATCGTCGAGGTCGGGTCGGTGCACGAGGTGCTTGGCAACCCCAAGCATCCCTACACCCGTGGTCTCCTTGGCTCGGTCCCGCGCATCGACCTCACCGCGCTTCCAACGCCGATTCCGGGCGGCCTACCCGACCCCCGACGGCTGCCTAGCGGGTGCGTGTTCGCGCCGCGCTGTCCGATCGCGACATCGCTGTGTGAGGCGGATCCGCCGCCCATGCAGCACGGCGCTACTGGGCGCGAGCTTGCGTGCCACCTCGAACACGTTGACGAAACTGACGGAGCTAGCTCATGA
- a CDS encoding peptide ABC transporter substrate-binding protein, whose product MKYATKRRSRVALAAGGAALALSLLVGCSVPGAGSGDGSSSFKISMYDPVNLTPANTWDYNLSKMLFTTPMDLDAETGEPVPAAAKSVESDDQLTWTITLQDGWKFHNGEPVTSASFIRAWNAAALGKNAWLQNGSFNKIAGYADLNPAEGEATTTELSGLTEVSETEFTVTLTEPFGLFPYLLTSNAFAPMPEAAFEDIDGFGKKPIGNGPYSIDNAYEPNQPVDVTRFDEYQGKAGNAEKITFVPYQSQDTAFNDLLAGNLDIVYPVPPDRLAEVDGLVDGRTAVSKIPNLNYLGLPLWDERFADVKVRQALSLAIDRDAFTEKILNGAGAPASSIAPDTVVGAQEGVCDACTYDPERAKQLLEEAGGWSGEMVLYGDQYAGRDQELQAMANQFKKVLGIDDVTFELSSYAKHAEIVDAKQAQGPFQLYMGAYYPHVSDFLGPLVTTDGYGNKTGYSNPKVDELVAQANALPVEEGLPLFEEAERLLWEDQPIIPLYYGYYTAAWSENVKSVPVGFSGLGDLRDVQVN is encoded by the coding sequence GTGAAGTATGCAACAAAGCGCAGGAGCAGAGTCGCTCTTGCGGCCGGGGGAGCCGCCCTCGCTCTCTCGCTGCTCGTCGGCTGCTCAGTCCCCGGAGCCGGTAGCGGCGACGGGTCGTCAAGTTTCAAGATCTCGATGTATGACCCGGTGAACCTGACGCCCGCAAACACCTGGGATTACAACCTCTCAAAGATGCTGTTCACGACGCCGATGGATCTCGATGCTGAGACCGGCGAACCGGTTCCCGCAGCCGCCAAGTCCGTGGAGTCAGACGATCAACTCACCTGGACGATCACGCTCCAGGACGGCTGGAAGTTCCATAACGGCGAGCCCGTCACCTCCGCGAGCTTCATCCGGGCGTGGAACGCCGCTGCGCTCGGCAAGAACGCTTGGTTGCAAAACGGAAGCTTCAACAAGATCGCGGGATACGCTGATCTCAACCCAGCGGAGGGTGAGGCGACGACCACGGAGCTGTCTGGCCTCACTGAGGTGAGCGAAACCGAGTTCACGGTAACGCTCACAGAGCCTTTCGGCCTCTTCCCGTACCTGCTCACCTCGAATGCGTTCGCGCCGATGCCTGAAGCTGCCTTTGAGGACATCGATGGCTTCGGCAAGAAGCCGATCGGAAACGGCCCCTACTCAATCGACAACGCCTATGAGCCCAACCAGCCTGTCGACGTGACTCGGTTCGACGAGTACCAGGGCAAGGCCGGCAACGCAGAGAAGATCACGTTCGTTCCGTATCAGAGCCAGGACACCGCGTTCAATGACCTCTTGGCTGGGAATCTTGACATCGTCTACCCGGTTCCGCCGGACCGTCTCGCAGAGGTCGACGGCCTTGTCGACGGACGCACTGCCGTCTCGAAGATCCCGAACCTCAACTACCTCGGTTTGCCACTCTGGGATGAGCGCTTCGCCGATGTCAAGGTTCGCCAGGCGCTCTCGCTCGCGATTGACCGTGATGCTTTCACCGAGAAGATCCTGAATGGTGCGGGCGCGCCTGCGAGTTCGATCGCACCCGACACCGTCGTCGGGGCGCAGGAGGGCGTTTGCGACGCCTGCACGTACGACCCCGAGCGGGCCAAGCAGCTACTCGAAGAAGCGGGCGGCTGGTCTGGCGAGATGGTGCTCTACGGCGACCAGTACGCCGGCCGTGACCAGGAGCTGCAGGCGATGGCGAACCAGTTCAAGAAGGTTCTCGGAATCGATGACGTCACTTTTGAGTTGAGCAGCTACGCGAAGCACGCCGAGATCGTTGACGCCAAGCAGGCGCAGGGTCCCTTCCAGCTGTATATGGGCGCCTACTACCCGCACGTCTCCGACTTCCTTGGCCCGCTCGTTACAACCGACGGCTATGGCAACAAGACGGGCTACTCCAACCCAAAGGTTGACGAACTTGTCGCGCAGGCGAACGCTCTCCCCGTCGAAGAAGGCTTGCCCCTCTTCGAGGAAGCCGAACGCCTCCTCTGGGAAGACCAGCCGATCATCCCGCTCTACTACGGCTACTACACGGCAGCCTGGTCCGAGAACGTGAAGTCCGTACCCGTTGGCTTCAGTGGCCTCGGCGACCTGCGCGACGTGCAGGTGAACTAG
- a CDS encoding prolyl oligopeptidase family serine peptidase, translated as MTEHTPHSFAADAAASAARFAWLNTPGAEVEAWIDAENARADAHLDAIPGIDAIRADLTEILGAEDQSLPKAAGGRTFQLRRAQGEEQHSLWVSDATGARVLVSADVLETTTDSIATFSPSPDGAHVVWTVSTGGADWQLARIRDVVTGEDAPDMLTGMKWPDLAWLDDRTFAYMSWDMPPAGEELTALNSGARIRVHRVGTEQSSDPVIYEPRETTWVIPTASADGHWLFLEQLKGIVPATILRRPLPLSDADVWETVLDEEGPDSLVGAHEGATLVLSYRGHSAGRLLSVDAAGTESVLYESPEDEPLSDAHQLGANCVLIAHALEGTKFTVVSAVDGSVAQRDTLPASSVLQRSATLGADALALDIEVIGGARTVARVELTELASLAAEDSSPLTVETHWATSADGTRIPMRVVRAAGVTPAGDARVFLSVYGGYSVPFATNGFSAWHLAWLRGGGVLAYAGVRGGGELGESWHQAARRERKQLGIEDLIACAEWFETAGWAGPRSVAINGMSNGGLMTSAALVQRPELFGAVITEVPVADMLNFHRYTAAHGWIAEFGDPDAPADREFLAAYSPLHNVFPGRSYAPTLVLTADQDDRVPPGPHAYPLAAALRETVGGESTTFLRVTRNAGHATGRSLADTVAERSAALGFAAWGIAHSSPTNTEGNGVA; from the coding sequence ATGACGGAACACACACCCCACTCGTTTGCAGCCGACGCTGCCGCATCCGCCGCACGGTTTGCCTGGCTGAACACGCCGGGCGCTGAGGTTGAAGCCTGGATCGATGCCGAGAACGCGCGCGCTGACGCGCACCTCGACGCAATCCCCGGAATCGATGCGATCCGCGCTGACCTGACTGAGATTCTCGGCGCAGAGGACCAGTCCCTCCCGAAGGCGGCAGGTGGCCGCACCTTCCAACTTCGACGCGCACAGGGTGAGGAACAGCACTCGCTGTGGGTGAGCGACGCCACGGGAGCCCGTGTGCTCGTCTCGGCCGACGTGCTTGAGACGACGACGGACTCGATCGCAACCTTCTCCCCAAGCCCCGATGGTGCCCACGTGGTGTGGACCGTATCGACAGGTGGGGCCGATTGGCAGCTCGCCCGCATCCGTGACGTGGTTACGGGTGAAGACGCCCCTGACATGCTCACTGGGATGAAGTGGCCTGACCTCGCATGGCTTGACGACCGAACGTTTGCGTACATGTCGTGGGATATGCCTCCGGCGGGCGAGGAGCTCACCGCACTCAATTCGGGCGCCCGCATCCGAGTGCATCGGGTCGGCACGGAGCAGTCGTCCGACCCTGTCATATACGAGCCGCGCGAGACGACCTGGGTCATCCCCACAGCCTCGGCCGACGGTCACTGGCTGTTCCTCGAACAGCTCAAGGGAATTGTGCCCGCGACCATCCTCCGCCGACCGCTGCCGCTGAGCGACGCGGATGTCTGGGAAACGGTGCTTGACGAGGAAGGGCCTGACTCACTCGTCGGTGCTCACGAGGGCGCGACTCTCGTGCTGAGCTACCGCGGCCACTCCGCCGGGCGACTACTCTCGGTCGACGCGGCCGGAACCGAATCAGTGCTCTACGAGTCGCCGGAAGATGAGCCACTCTCGGATGCTCACCAGCTCGGTGCGAACTGTGTACTTATCGCTCACGCGCTCGAAGGGACAAAGTTCACGGTCGTTTCAGCGGTTGACGGCTCAGTCGCGCAGCGCGACACGCTCCCCGCGAGTAGCGTGCTGCAGCGGTCGGCCACTCTCGGCGCTGATGCGCTCGCACTGGACATCGAGGTCATCGGGGGAGCACGAACAGTCGCCCGCGTAGAACTGACCGAGTTGGCGAGCTTGGCCGCGGAAGATTCGTCGCCGCTCACCGTCGAAACGCACTGGGCGACGAGCGCCGACGGCACTCGGATCCCGATGCGCGTGGTGCGGGCCGCGGGCGTCACGCCCGCTGGCGACGCGCGGGTCTTCCTCTCGGTGTACGGCGGATATTCGGTGCCGTTCGCGACAAATGGTTTCAGCGCCTGGCACCTTGCCTGGCTGCGCGGCGGCGGCGTACTTGCCTATGCAGGCGTGCGCGGCGGCGGCGAGCTTGGCGAGAGCTGGCATCAGGCCGCGCGACGCGAGCGGAAGCAGCTCGGGATCGAGGATCTCATTGCGTGCGCAGAGTGGTTCGAAACCGCGGGCTGGGCTGGGCCGCGCAGCGTCGCAATCAACGGTATGTCCAACGGCGGGCTCATGACTTCGGCCGCGCTTGTGCAGCGGCCAGAGCTATTCGGGGCCGTCATTACGGAGGTGCCCGTCGCAGACATGCTGAACTTCCATCGCTACACGGCCGCGCACGGCTGGATCGCTGAGTTTGGCGACCCTGACGCGCCCGCTGATCGCGAGTTTCTTGCGGCGTACTCGCCGCTGCACAACGTGTTCCCGGGGCGCAGCTACGCGCCGACGCTTGTGCTCACGGCTGACCAGGATGACCGGGTGCCTCCGGGCCCACACGCCTACCCGCTTGCTGCCGCGTTACGAGAGACGGTCGGGGGCGAGTCGACGACATTCCTCCGCGTCACGCGCAACGCGGGCCACGCGACGGGCCGCTCGCTCGCTGACACGGTCGCTGAGCGCTCCGCAGCCCTGGGGTTTGCCGCATGGGGCATCGCACATTCTTCACCCACTAACACCGAAGGAAATGGAGTCGCATAG
- a CDS encoding trimeric intracellular cation channel family protein — translation MIGVVIYEALQLAGILAFALSGALVGVRRNLDILGVIVVGAATGTGGGILRDMLLGVHPPVSFLHWPNLAVAVAGSLVVFFVHPGLTRIRYFEVVFDAFGLGLFSANGAALAYASGQTIITSVLVGTIAAIGGGVIRDVLVNTVPGVLTRELYAVSALVGAGLAVGVVALGGGVIAGSLVGGTAAIALRLTSFARGWHLPRPKFAPEPVRGTPESPEPTPGSAGA, via the coding sequence GTGATCGGCGTTGTGATCTATGAAGCACTGCAGCTTGCAGGGATCTTGGCCTTTGCGCTGTCGGGCGCGCTCGTCGGCGTGCGCCGAAACCTCGACATCCTCGGCGTGATCGTCGTGGGTGCCGCCACGGGAACGGGCGGCGGGATCCTGCGCGACATGCTGCTCGGAGTGCACCCACCCGTCTCGTTCCTGCACTGGCCAAACCTCGCTGTCGCGGTTGCTGGTTCGCTCGTCGTGTTCTTCGTGCACCCGGGGCTCACCCGCATCCGCTACTTCGAGGTCGTGTTCGATGCGTTCGGCCTCGGCCTGTTTTCCGCGAACGGCGCCGCTCTCGCCTACGCGAGCGGGCAGACCATCATCACGTCAGTGCTCGTCGGAACGATCGCCGCGATCGGCGGGGGCGTGATCCGTGATGTGCTCGTGAACACCGTGCCCGGCGTACTTACCCGAGAGCTGTACGCGGTCTCGGCGCTTGTCGGCGCGGGGCTCGCGGTCGGTGTCGTGGCGCTCGGCGGCGGCGTGATCGCCGGATCCCTCGTCGGGGGAACCGCCGCGATCGCGCTGCGCCTCACCTCGTTCGCGCGAGGGTGGCACCTGCCCCGGCCGAAGTTCGCGCCCGAGCCGGTGCGCGGCACCCCCGAATCACCCGAGCCCACGCCGGGGAGCGCGGGCGCATAA
- the rsmI gene encoding 16S rRNA (cytidine(1402)-2'-O)-methyltransferase has translation MILLAATPIGNLGDASARLRETLASATVIAAEDTRHTAQLLRLLEIEARPELVALHDHNEHDRAATLVERAKHEDIVLVSDAGMPTVSDPGFRVVQLAAEAGVQVSAIPGPSAVITALAVSGLPTDRFAFEGFLPRKAGERSRLLRELAGERRTLVFFEAPSRLATSLADLADAFGADRPAAVCRELTKMYEEVKRGGLGELTEWARAGVRGEIVVVVGGATASAASPEAALAEVLERVAAGDRLKDVTREVAEASGLSSKELYAAALAAKRA, from the coding sequence ATGATCCTCCTCGCAGCAACCCCGATCGGCAACCTTGGCGACGCATCGGCGCGGCTGCGTGAGACGCTCGCGAGCGCGACCGTGATCGCTGCCGAAGACACCCGGCACACGGCGCAGCTTCTCAGGCTCCTCGAGATCGAGGCCCGCCCGGAGCTCGTCGCGCTTCACGACCACAATGAGCACGACCGGGCGGCGACACTCGTCGAACGCGCAAAGCACGAAGACATCGTGCTCGTGAGCGACGCCGGTATGCCCACGGTCTCAGACCCCGGCTTCCGCGTCGTGCAGCTCGCCGCCGAGGCAGGTGTTCAGGTGAGCGCGATCCCGGGGCCGTCGGCCGTGATCACGGCCCTCGCGGTCTCGGGTCTGCCCACCGACAGGTTTGCGTTCGAAGGCTTTCTGCCTCGGAAAGCCGGTGAGCGGAGCCGGTTGCTGCGGGAGCTTGCCGGTGAGCGGCGCACGCTCGTGTTCTTCGAAGCGCCCTCTCGCCTCGCGACGTCGCTCGCCGACCTCGCCGACGCCTTTGGAGCCGACCGCCCAGCCGCCGTCTGCCGCGAGCTGACCAAGATGTACGAGGAAGTGAAGCGCGGTGGGCTCGGCGAGCTCACCGAATGGGCGCGGGCCGGCGTGCGCGGCGAAATCGTCGTCGTCGTCGGTGGCGCCACGGCGTCAGCCGCGTCACCGGAGGCCGCGCTGGCCGAGGTGCTCGAGCGCGTGGCAGCGGGGGATCGCCTGAAGGACGTCACGCGTGAGGTCGCCGAGGCGTCGGGGCTGTCGAGCAAGGAGCTGTACGCGGCGGCGCTCGCGGCGAAGCGCGCTTAG
- a CDS encoding ABC transporter permease has translation MAGYIFKRLLQVIPVFLGTTFLIFVVVYALPGDPIAALGGGKQHLSPSVYNELRQRYNLDDPLLVQYGKYMLNLFQGNFGTDFQGHEVSAIIARNWPTSIMLGATAWAMQVIVGIPLGVWAALNRGRFPDHLVGIVTTLAFAVPVFVVAYVSQIVFGVQLKWFPVAGVSAGWPVAFIVPAAALAIMGLAATARLTRSSLIENLQSDYVRTAIAKGMPRRRVVTNHALRNSLIPVVTFLGIEFGALMGGAIIIEGIFNLPGLGNQIFLAIGQQNGPTVVGISTLLVIVFLVVNLLVDVLYAYLDPRIRHA, from the coding sequence ATGGCCGGTTACATCTTCAAACGCCTGCTTCAGGTGATTCCCGTATTCCTGGGGACAACCTTCCTGATCTTCGTCGTCGTGTATGCCCTTCCGGGCGACCCGATTGCCGCGCTCGGCGGTGGCAAACAGCACCTGTCACCGTCTGTGTACAACGAGCTTCGCCAGCGCTACAACCTTGACGACCCCCTGCTCGTTCAATACGGCAAGTACATGCTGAACCTGTTCCAAGGTAACTTCGGCACGGACTTCCAAGGGCACGAGGTCTCCGCGATCATCGCGCGAAACTGGCCGACGAGCATCATGCTCGGCGCGACAGCTTGGGCGATGCAGGTGATCGTCGGAATCCCGCTCGGGGTTTGGGCCGCGCTCAACCGCGGTCGGTTCCCTGACCACCTGGTTGGCATCGTGACCACGCTTGCGTTCGCGGTTCCCGTGTTCGTCGTCGCGTACGTCTCTCAGATCGTCTTCGGCGTGCAGCTCAAGTGGTTCCCCGTCGCTGGCGTCTCCGCGGGGTGGCCAGTCGCATTCATCGTGCCTGCTGCCGCGCTCGCGATCATGGGGCTCGCAGCAACTGCGCGCCTCACACGGTCAAGCCTGATCGAGAATCTGCAGTCGGACTACGTTCGCACCGCGATCGCAAAAGGTATGCCACGCCGCAGGGTTGTCACGAACCACGCGCTGCGCAATTCCCTGATCCCAGTCGTGACGTTTCTCGGCATCGAATTCGGTGCCCTGATGGGCGGCGCAATCATTATCGAGGGCATCTTCAACCTGCCGGGGCTCGGCAACCAGATCTTCCTCGCCATCGGCCAGCAGAACGGCCCAACGGTTGTCGGCATCTCGACGCTGCTCGTCATCGTGTTCCTCGTCGTGAACCTGCTCGTCGACGTGCTCTACGCCTACCTAGATCCGAGGATTCGCCATGCCTAA